In Ostrea edulis chromosome 6, xbOstEdul1.1, whole genome shotgun sequence, a single window of DNA contains:
- the LOC125646140 gene encoding serine protease inhibitor Cvsi-2-like has product MKVLVLIAVCVGIAVCEHCTETNSCRHTTCDSSSQLHCVNNFCTCTVATSWDCNDVNTCLAINAWNCPQSRRHCIDQRCRCTQV; this is encoded by the exons ATGAAAGTACTCGTCCTAATTGCAGTCTGTGTAG GAATAGCCGTCTGTGAACATTGTACAGAGACGAATTCCTGTCGCCATACTACGTGCGATTCCAGTAGTCAGCTACACTGTGTTAATAACTTTTGCACATGTACCGTAGCCACTTCATGGG ATTGCAACGACGTAAATACTTGCCTAGCGATAAACGCCTGGAACTGCCCTCAGAGCAGACGACACTGCATCGACCAAAGGTGCAGATGTACCCAAGTCTGA